The Sulfolobus acidocaldarius DSM 639 genome has a window encoding:
- the rpl3p gene encoding 50S ribosomal protein L3 — translation MGHRKLSSPRRGSAGLRPRKRADEILPTPKNWPLVNLKEPKLLGFIGYKAGMTHVYMIDDKPTSPNYGKEVYTPVTIVESPPILGLALRAYHIDSKGELSVLVDYWANFEEGSLKYLKRKITSLKVDSSKMKEKLDLIQKNLNNITYMRLLVSTQPWLVPSLGKKRPEIVEIQIGGGSIQDQLNYGLSLLGKQIPVRDVFREGQLTDIIGVTKGKGFQGVIKRYSVVEFPRWHKHRKGSRKIGARGPSISTPSYVPQPGQLGFHRRTEYNKRIIKIGDNVNEINPAGGIVNYGLVKNTYLVIEGSVLGSRKRPLFLRYPIRPSWSPESAPKITYVNLASQQG, via the coding sequence ATGGGTCATCGGAAATTATCGTCACCAAGAAGAGGTTCAGCTGGTTTACGTCCTAGGAAGAGAGCTGATGAAATACTTCCAACACCTAAAAATTGGCCTTTGGTTAATTTAAAAGAGCCTAAACTATTAGGCTTCATAGGTTACAAAGCCGGAATGACGCATGTATACATGATAGATGATAAGCCCACATCTCCTAATTATGGTAAGGAAGTATATACTCCTGTTACTATAGTCGAATCACCTCCTATTCTAGGTCTAGCTTTAAGGGCCTACCATATAGATTCAAAAGGGGAGTTATCTGTACTTGTAGATTATTGGGCAAACTTTGAAGAAGGTTCTTTAAAATATCTGAAGAGGAAAATCACATCCTTAAAAGTGGATTCCTCGAAAATGAAAGAGAAATTAGATTTGATCCAGAAAAACTTAAATAATATAACATATATGAGACTTCTTGTTTCCACTCAACCTTGGCTGGTTCCTTCGTTAGGTAAGAAAAGACCTGAAATAGTAGAGATACAGATAGGTGGTGGCTCGATTCAGGATCAACTTAACTACGGTTTATCTTTGCTGGGTAAACAAATTCCTGTAAGAGATGTTTTTAGAGAAGGACAATTAACAGATATTATAGGAGTTACTAAAGGAAAAGGTTTCCAAGGCGTGATAAAGAGATACAGTGTAGTAGAATTTCCAAGATGGCATAAGCATAGAAAAGGTAGTAGGAAAATAGGAGCCAGAGGACCATCTATATCAACACCAAGCTATGTTCCACAACCAGGTCAGTTAGGCTTCCACAGGAGAACCGAATATAACAAGAGAATCATTAAGATAGGGGATAATGTAAACGAAATAAATCCCGCAGGAGGAATAGTAAATTATGGATTAGTTAAGAATACGTATCTTGTAATAGAGGGTAGTGTATTAGGTTCTAGAAAGAGACCATTATTCTTGAGATATCCTATAAGGCCTTCATGGTCACCGGAATCAGCACCTAAAATCACATATGTAAATCTGGCTTCTCAGCAGGGATGA
- a CDS encoding putative RNA uridine N3 methyltransferase produces the protein MFPFPRRKKLSVVLFTSIFDTEKKLEEIIYKLGFIIRTLVIFRVSEVIWLDDLKNKKNITRIIKDVSNYALTPPYGKKYFPIKRTLSKVGLIPPINIPSHVVSNDYVEGEIRKVVNGDTGVKIVNRKTKSVLVLDSLRKSHLTYDFYPYYDGYSIKFYDVTYLNKIKDIENVIIASRSGKDLSLVADKISSIYEQNGLTLVIGPPKGGLLKTMETTGHMLVNFVPKQGVKDVRAEEALYGALSLLNYILS, from the coding sequence ATGTTTCCGTTTCCTAGGCGTAAAAAATTATCTGTAGTTCTTTTTACTTCTATATTTGATACTGAGAAAAAATTAGAAGAAATAATATATAAATTAGGTTTCATAATTAGAACTCTAGTAATTTTTAGGGTTTCTGAAGTAATATGGTTGGACGATCTTAAGAACAAGAAAAATATAACTAGAATAATTAAGGACGTTAGTAACTATGCTCTAACACCACCGTATGGAAAGAAGTATTTTCCTATTAAGCGAACCTTAAGTAAAGTTGGGCTAATACCACCTATAAATATTCCATCTCATGTAGTAAGTAATGACTATGTGGAAGGCGAGATAAGAAAAGTAGTTAATGGTGATACAGGAGTTAAAATTGTTAATAGAAAGACTAAGTCTGTATTAGTTCTTGATAGCTTAAGAAAAAGCCACTTAACATACGATTTTTATCCATACTACGATGGGTATTCTATCAAATTTTATGATGTAACGTATCTTAATAAAATAAAAGACATAGAAAATGTAATAATAGCTTCAAGATCAGGCAAAGATCTCTCTTTAGTAGCTGATAAAATATCAAGTATATATGAACAAAATGGCTTAACGTTAGTTATTGGTCCGCCTAAAGGAGGTCTACTTAAGACGATGGAAACAACTGGTCACATGTTGGTAAATTTTGTTCCTAAGCAGGGCGTAAAAGATGTTAGGGCGGAAGAAGCTCTCTATGGGGCTCTTTCTCTACTTAACTACATCTTAAGTTAG
- the ileS gene encoding isoleucine--tRNA ligase, with protein MTSKFDPLKFEEEVLKYWDDNNIYKKLKEINEKNHKKFLFIDGPPYPSSPIPHIGTVWNKTIKDCILRYERLMGYSVKDQPGYDTHGLPIEVETEKRLGIKSKAEIIEKVGVDNFISKCKEFAVNNSKSLTQNFRNLGIFMDWENPYFTFNNDYISNSWAVIKKAYERGLLYKGVHVLHWCSRCETTLADYEVSEYRDLEDPSIYVKFRVKGEPNRYLVIWTTTPWTLPANVFVMINKDFEYADVRVGDEILVIAKDRVKELMKEARIKEYKILRVYKGEELLGLEYEHPLADIVSAQSKINNHHKVLDGGEAVTLQEGTGLVHSAPGHGDVDFEIGKKYDMPVVMLVNDKGEFTQDSGKYAGKYVRSASEEIISDLKQRSALLHASKIVHRYPVCWRCKTPLILRAIEQWFIAVSKLKDHLMGEIDRVRWIPDWGKTRIGNMVKEVRDWVISRQRFWGTPLPIWVCSNCQNIIVVGGVDELSKISINQVPQDLHRPWIDSVVVRCEKCGGEARRISDVADVWFDSGVAFFASLGQDWRKRWSELGPVDLVLEGHDQLRGWFFSLLRTGVILMDKAPYEAVLVHGFMLDEQGREMHKSSGNYVEPSQVVSKYGRDTLRLWLLRNTTWEDAKFSWKSLDMTRRDLNIIWNVYVFANTYMSLDEFKYSKYSYNDIKDYLKLEDIWLLSRYYRMLKEVIEAMKEYKVHELANKVTAFIIDDISRFYLRVTRKRAWNEANDPDKIAMYYVLYHVLKGSLILLSTVIPFTAEKIYLDFVQERLESISMEKIPEIKEEFINSEIEEAFEVAKEIIDAGLNARAKAGIKLRWPLKEVYVFLVSDKDRRSIEKITDVLSSLLNSKSIIIEGIDGYKRFSKIRATPNTGSIGPTFKRLSVKVAEYIQNNSDKVAQDIVSKGYHEFNVDSENLRLDISHVNLVEEVEKGYVSARFSKGVVLLKQEMSKEEEEEGIIRDLIRRIQFMRKQLSLNVNEYILLSIRAPDDKVDLIKKWEQYIKNETRAKELRIGDVSGDLIQDWDVEEETYTIGVSKADVSVS; from the coding sequence TTGACATCCAAATTTGATCCTTTGAAATTTGAGGAAGAAGTTCTCAAGTACTGGGATGATAACAATATATATAAAAAATTAAAGGAGATAAATGAGAAAAATCACAAAAAATTCTTATTTATAGACGGTCCACCATATCCTTCAAGTCCTATACCTCACATAGGTACAGTCTGGAACAAAACCATCAAAGACTGTATATTACGTTACGAGAGGTTAATGGGATATTCTGTTAAAGATCAGCCTGGATATGATACCCATGGATTACCCATTGAAGTCGAGACTGAGAAAAGGCTGGGTATAAAAAGTAAGGCTGAGATAATAGAAAAAGTCGGAGTGGATAACTTTATCTCTAAATGTAAAGAGTTCGCAGTTAATAATTCTAAATCTCTAACTCAGAATTTCAGAAATTTAGGTATTTTCATGGATTGGGAAAATCCATACTTTACATTTAATAACGATTATATATCTAACTCATGGGCTGTAATAAAAAAAGCATACGAAAGAGGACTACTTTATAAAGGAGTTCATGTCCTGCATTGGTGTTCAAGATGTGAGACCACATTAGCGGACTACGAGGTTTCCGAGTATAGAGACTTAGAAGATCCATCCATATACGTTAAGTTCAGGGTAAAAGGCGAGCCTAATAGATATCTGGTTATTTGGACCACCACGCCATGGACGTTACCCGCGAATGTTTTTGTTATGATAAATAAGGATTTTGAGTATGCTGACGTAAGAGTTGGAGACGAAATACTAGTTATAGCTAAGGACAGGGTAAAGGAATTGATGAAAGAGGCTAGGATAAAGGAGTACAAAATACTACGTGTGTATAAGGGTGAGGAATTATTAGGATTAGAGTATGAACATCCTCTTGCAGATATAGTTAGTGCTCAATCAAAAATAAATAACCACCATAAAGTCCTAGATGGTGGAGAGGCTGTAACACTACAAGAGGGTACAGGTCTTGTTCATTCTGCACCAGGACACGGTGATGTTGACTTTGAAATAGGTAAAAAGTATGATATGCCTGTGGTAATGCTTGTAAATGATAAGGGTGAATTTACTCAAGATTCTGGTAAATATGCTGGTAAATATGTAAGAAGTGCATCAGAGGAGATAATATCCGACTTAAAACAAAGGAGTGCATTACTTCATGCCAGTAAAATCGTTCACAGATATCCAGTTTGCTGGAGATGTAAAACACCGTTGATACTGAGAGCTATAGAGCAATGGTTTATTGCAGTATCTAAATTGAAGGATCATCTTATGGGAGAAATAGACAGAGTGAGATGGATTCCTGATTGGGGAAAGACAAGAATAGGCAATATGGTAAAAGAAGTTAGAGATTGGGTAATAAGTAGGCAAAGATTCTGGGGGACTCCTCTTCCAATATGGGTTTGTAGTAATTGTCAAAATATTATTGTGGTAGGAGGTGTAGACGAATTAAGTAAGATCTCTATAAACCAAGTGCCACAGGATTTACATAGACCATGGATAGATAGCGTAGTGGTTAGATGTGAAAAATGTGGAGGGGAAGCAAGAAGGATCTCAGATGTAGCAGATGTATGGTTTGACAGCGGTGTTGCATTCTTCGCTAGTTTAGGACAAGACTGGAGGAAAAGATGGAGTGAATTAGGTCCAGTAGACTTAGTTTTAGAAGGACATGATCAGTTAAGAGGATGGTTCTTTAGTTTATTAAGAACAGGAGTGATATTGATGGATAAAGCACCTTATGAAGCAGTACTAGTGCATGGTTTTATGTTAGATGAACAGGGAAGAGAGATGCATAAGAGTTCAGGAAATTATGTTGAACCGTCTCAAGTTGTTTCAAAATACGGCAGAGATACGTTAAGATTATGGTTACTTAGAAATACCACATGGGAAGATGCAAAATTCTCTTGGAAAAGTCTAGATATGACTAGAAGAGACTTAAATATAATATGGAATGTCTATGTATTTGCTAATACATATATGTCGTTGGACGAATTCAAATATTCTAAGTATTCTTATAATGATATAAAAGATTATCTAAAACTAGAAGATATATGGCTCTTATCAAGATACTACAGGATGCTTAAGGAAGTCATAGAGGCAATGAAGGAATATAAAGTTCACGAACTCGCTAATAAAGTAACGGCATTCATAATAGACGATATTAGCAGATTTTATTTACGAGTTACTAGAAAACGTGCATGGAATGAGGCTAATGATCCAGATAAGATAGCAATGTATTATGTACTTTATCACGTCCTAAAAGGTTCGCTAATTCTACTTTCCACTGTAATTCCTTTCACTGCAGAGAAGATATATCTTGACTTTGTACAAGAAAGATTAGAATCTATAAGTATGGAGAAAATACCAGAAATAAAGGAGGAGTTTATTAATTCAGAGATAGAAGAGGCTTTTGAAGTAGCTAAGGAAATTATAGATGCAGGTCTTAATGCTAGGGCTAAAGCTGGAATAAAATTGAGATGGCCTTTGAAAGAAGTTTATGTGTTCTTAGTATCAGATAAGGACAGAAGGTCAATAGAAAAAATAACAGATGTCTTATCTTCCTTGCTAAATTCCAAGTCAATTATAATAGAAGGTATAGATGGTTATAAGAGATTTAGTAAGATAAGAGCCACTCCAAATACCGGAAGTATAGGTCCTACATTTAAGAGGTTGAGTGTTAAAGTAGCAGAATATATACAGAATAACTCTGATAAAGTAGCACAAGATATAGTGAGTAAAGGCTACCACGAATTTAATGTTGATTCCGAAAATCTCAGACTTGATATATCGCACGTTAATCTAGTTGAAGAGGTTGAAAAGGGCTATGTATCAGCAAGATTTAGTAAAGGAGTAGTATTACTCAAACAAGAAATGAGTAAGGAGGAGGAAGAAGAAGGAATAATAAGAGATCTAATAAGAAGAATTCAGTTCATGAGAAAACAATTATCATTAAATGTAAATGAATACATATTATTGTCTATAAGAGCACCTGATGATAAAGTAGATCTAATAAAGAAGTGGGAGCAATATATCAAGAATGAAACTAGAGCTAAGGAACTACGTATAGGAGACGTTTCAGGTGATTTAATTCAAGATTGGGATGTAGAAGAAGAAACATATACTATAGGAGTATCTAAGGCAGATGTTTCCGTTTCCTAG
- a CDS encoding isocitrate/isopropylmalate dehydrogenase family protein yields the protein MGFVVALIQGDGIGPEVVSKSKTILARLNEKFSLPIEYIEVEAGDTTKNKFGDALPKDSLRVIEKADMILKGPVGETAADVVVKLRLMYDLYANLRPAKSLPGLENKFGDVDILVVRENTEDLYKGLEHVISDGVTVGIKVITRAASTRIAQVALNQALRRKKKVVCVHKSNVMRITDGLFAESCRNVLKGKVEYSEMYVDAAAANLVRNPQAFDVIVTENTYGDILSDEAGQIAGSLGISPSANIGDRKSLFEPVHGAAFDIAGKNIANPTAFLLSVGMMLDRMQELSGDIRYNNAAKSLRDAIYSVYSEGKYLTPDVGGSSTTDEMISAIRSKIG from the coding sequence ATGGGTTTTGTTGTAGCATTAATTCAAGGGGACGGCATAGGTCCGGAAGTTGTTAGCAAATCAAAAACCATATTAGCTAGGTTAAATGAAAAATTCAGTCTCCCCATAGAATATATTGAGGTAGAAGCTGGAGATACTACTAAAAATAAGTTCGGTGATGCATTACCTAAAGACTCATTAAGAGTAATAGAGAAAGCTGATATGATTTTGAAGGGTCCCGTGGGCGAGACTGCTGCTGATGTTGTAGTTAAGCTAAGACTTATGTACGATTTATATGCAAATTTAAGACCTGCTAAATCTCTTCCTGGTCTAGAAAATAAATTCGGAGATGTTGATATCTTAGTAGTTAGAGAGAATACAGAAGACCTATACAAGGGTTTAGAACATGTTATCTCTGATGGAGTTACAGTGGGTATTAAAGTTATAACTCGCGCCGCCTCGACAAGAATAGCTCAAGTTGCACTAAATCAAGCATTGAGAAGAAAGAAAAAGGTAGTTTGTGTCCATAAATCGAATGTTATGAGAATTACAGATGGGTTGTTTGCGGAATCATGTAGAAATGTATTGAAAGGAAAAGTGGAGTATTCTGAAATGTATGTTGACGCTGCTGCTGCAAACTTAGTTAGGAATCCTCAAGCATTCGATGTAATAGTTACTGAGAATACTTACGGCGATATATTAAGTGATGAGGCAGGCCAAATAGCAGGTAGTCTAGGTATATCCCCTTCAGCTAATATCGGTGACAGGAAGTCTTTGTTTGAGCCAGTACATGGTGCAGCATTCGATATTGCTGGCAAGAATATAGCTAATCCCACTGCTTTCCTTTTATCAGTAGGAATGATGTTAGATAGAATGCAAGAACTCTCGGGCGACATAAGATACAATAATGCAGCTAAATCTTTGCGAGACGCTATATATTCAGTGTATTCTGAAGGGAAATATCTAACGCCTGATGTAGGTGGAAGTTCTACAACAGATGAAATGATAAGCGCAATACGGAGTAAAATAGGTTAA
- a CDS encoding DUF447 domain-containing protein has translation MADDNLLDFIFPHDGYYEVILGTNGVRLNLSPIGIIREGQELKSRIYEDTLTFQNVMKNNKCSINITLDPFQFYYGFTNNIDKLRFRLMEEVPVLENSLVILSELTPISRDQNPIIFKYNRLHVVSNAPVHQALSRGDFLLVDLLVHMSRLHIYSQDQIKQYLPVIEYEIKTIKRLSPNLSGIIQELIGILEDKGYKISL, from the coding sequence ATGGCTGATGATAATCTGTTGGATTTTATTTTTCCTCATGACGGATACTATGAGGTAATACTAGGGACTAATGGTGTAAGATTGAATTTATCACCTATTGGGATCATAAGAGAAGGACAAGAACTTAAATCAAGGATATATGAAGATACACTCACATTTCAAAATGTTATGAAGAATAATAAGTGTAGTATAAATATAACATTAGACCCATTTCAATTCTACTACGGGTTTACAAATAATATTGATAAACTTAGATTTAGGTTAATGGAGGAAGTTCCTGTTCTCGAGAACTCTCTGGTTATTTTATCTGAGTTAACTCCTATAAGCAGGGATCAGAATCCTATCATCTTTAAATATAATAGGTTACATGTCGTAAGTAATGCCCCTGTTCACCAGGCTTTGAGTAGAGGAGATTTTCTATTAGTTGATTTATTAGTTCATATGTCTAGACTACATATATATTCTCAAGATCAAATTAAACAATATTTACCTGTAATTGAATATGAAATTAAAACTATTAAGAGACTTTCGCCTAACTTATCGGGTATTATACAGGAATTAATTGGAATTCTTGAAGATAAGGGATATAAAATCTCTCTGTAA
- a CDS encoding HAD family hydrolase, which produces MEENNLFRDVKAIFFDFDNTLVSFDEVEDNALHMVAKDIYNFVKDNYSSEISQDKITELVISRAKKMNEDGIYDRKSWWKSVLDQLNVSAESEELYQWTQLYWSIASQNTPYEDALDLLEYLKKKGFRLGIITNSDGEGGDKRLRLSRFPLLHYFNIIVIGGENNIKPKPDLQPFIISCEKFGLFSSQCLMIGDDPIKDCLAAKKAGLKSILVDRKNKVKFAELYADYVVNNLREVEELF; this is translated from the coding sequence ATGGAGGAGAATAATTTATTTCGGGACGTTAAAGCAATTTTTTTTGACTTTGATAATACATTAGTTTCTTTTGATGAAGTAGAAGATAATGCTCTGCATATGGTAGCCAAGGATATATATAATTTCGTTAAAGATAATTATTCATCTGAAATAAGTCAAGATAAAATAACAGAATTAGTGATCTCTAGAGCAAAGAAAATGAATGAGGACGGCATATATGACAGAAAGTCCTGGTGGAAATCAGTTCTAGATCAATTAAACGTTTCGGCGGAATCTGAGGAATTATATCAGTGGACTCAGTTATATTGGAGTATAGCCTCGCAGAATACTCCTTATGAGGATGCCTTGGACTTACTTGAATATTTAAAAAAGAAGGGATTTAGATTAGGGATAATAACTAATAGCGATGGAGAGGGAGGAGATAAGAGGCTTAGGTTATCAAGATTTCCACTATTACACTACTTTAATATTATAGTTATAGGTGGAGAAAACAATATAAAACCCAAGCCAGACCTTCAACCATTTATAATATCTTGTGAGAAATTTGGTTTATTCTCATCTCAATGCCTAATGATTGGAGATGATCCTATAAAGGACTGTTTAGCCGCTAAGAAGGCTGGTCTTAAATCCATCTTAGTGGATAGAAAAAATAAGGTTAAGTTCGCAGAACTCTATGCTGATTATGTAGTAAATAATCTTAGGGAAGTCGAAGAGCTATTTTGA